Genomic DNA from Nicotiana tabacum cultivar K326 chromosome 21, ASM71507v2, whole genome shotgun sequence:
AgggtaaaattatatttttataaagtttatTGGATTATCGGTTAAATCGTTAATAAAAATGGACAAATCGAGACCCGAACCGATAAACTAATAGTAAAATAACACTAAATCATTACCGAACCGTTAATCTAATAACCCGATACCGATAATCCAATAAGCTTTTTTCGGTTGGGTTATCGATTTTACCCGATATATGTCCGCCCTAGTGCAACGTGTTAGATAAGCTACCGACGTGCTGACGTGTACAGAACAAATCACTAACATTTTCACACACTAACAGTGACGGTAGCCATCTAAAACGgctaattttactttttttttttttttttaactcccTCCCATATTTATAGCATGTTTGCTAAAACTTTAAAATCggcttattttaaatttttttaaaaaatacaaagtttgtatttgactaataatttttaaaaaaatttaagaatAATTAGTGTTTAGCTAAGCTTTAAAAAAAATTTTACGTgcatttttctaaaaaaatatactTTTGGAAAGACGCTATTTTTTTCTGCTCTCAGAAATATTTGTGCTtttatttaaaagtattttttttctctaaatGCTTGGCTAAACaccttaatttttaaaaaaacactgttacctaaaaaaggaaaaaattcaaaaaataactagatttacaagtggtcattcaaaaatagccacagtttcaaaagtaatcgaaatttagccactttttatgtaaagataaatctgaacgaaaacactgttcaaaatccagaaaaatactccagtataatataccggtccagcataatatgttggaagttcatacacaagtgcaccgaactccagtatattatgctggatcggtctctgttgcagcaaaataatgactattttttaataacttggCAAatactgactatttttgaataaccagtccgaaaactgactagcccgtgctattttaaccctaaaaaaaaatacttttaagcaaaaaaagaaaaaaaacttggCCATACCAAAAACCAGACTATTAATAACATACCAAAATCTTTTACCGGAAAATTCGATTCTCTTTCTATAAATCCAAATCGAATCTTTTTCTCTCAATTTGAATAGCATATATAATCCCTATTATCacaacaattttaaaaaaaaagtatttcttAGAAGCAAAGAAAACCATTTGGGGaggaaaactaaaaagaaaacaattaaaaaaaactgTGTGTATATAGGGTAAAAACTTGACTCATTTCCAGCAAGTTGAAGAGAAGTTTCAGTTGGCCAGTGATTCTTGTTTCCTTGTTTAGAAACAAACCGTTtacttcattatcaaaatttattACTTCTGCCTTCAATTAGGGTTCTACTTCAAGGTCTGTatccaatatatatacatacattttgCTGTTTCTGCAATATATACAGAATCTCTTTTAGGTATTGATTGATAGATTAGTTttgatttttgtgatatttttttttttgtgtttttgggGTTTGTTGTTTAGTACATTTATAAAGTTGGATATAAGATTTTCATTATTTAGTGGTAGATTATGCTTAGAGTTTAATTAGATTATGGTTTCTTTGATTATTGAATACTTTGTTCATTTTGCTGAATTTAGGGGTTGATTATTGGATAATACTAATTGGTTATTCTTTTTGTTTGTCTGCTTTGATTGAAAAAATTGGATCTTGCAGTTGgtttgtgtgtttgtgtgtgtgaaAGTTTGGTGTTAGGCTTTGTGAGGAGTACCTCAGTTTGCtgtttttaataaatattattaattattaatattaatttttattaagTAAAAGTTTCTGCTGTCTATACAGTTGGTTCAGTTTATACAGAATATCTTTTAGATATTGATTATTAGATTGGTTTTGTTTTTTTGGGGTAATTACAGTTTAATCCATTtctaaaaatttcatttttagtgATAGATTATGCTTAATAAGATTATGGTTTCTTGATTATTGGATTCTTTATTCAGTTTGCTGAGTTTGGGGGTTGATTCCTTATTGGATAATAGTACTAATTGGTTACATATTACCTTTTCTGGCCCCACTTGTAGGATTATATTGGTTTTGCTGCTGTTGTTGATTATAGTTATGTCCATTTCCTAAGATTTGGTTTTGGGATTTTGGGGTCTTTATAATTTGGTCCATTTTCAAAGATTTCACTATTTAGTGTTAGATTATGCTTAGAGTTTAATTGGATTTTGTGTTTCTTGGTTAATGGGTAATACTAATTGGTTTTGTTGTCTGCTTTGGTGAAAAAAAATTGGATCTTGCAGTTGGGGTTTctctgcagaagaagaagaagaaaatggcaTTGTTGAACAATTGTGAAAATATGGGGTTAGGCATTGTGAGGAGTACCTCGTTTGGGCGAAAACGAGTCACTTTATCGAATGCAGTAGACGTTGATTTCATTTCAACAATGCCCACGAAAAGATTCTGCGGTCAGAACTCATTTTCTACGAACGAGAAATCTGGTCTTGAATCCTTGCCTAAAGATATCTTGGTTAGTACAGAATCTATTTCTTTTTGTGTATAGTTTAGGAGATGTGAGCTTAATTTTGCTGAAACAGATGTGCTTCTTTATGCAGATAAGGATAGTGTGTGGAGTTGATCATGATGATTTGAAGAGTCTGTTTCATGTATCAACGGCAATTAGAGAAGTGGTAAGTGTTAATTTTTTATGAAATATTGTCAAATATCGATTGAGGAAGTAGCAATTAATCTAAGTATTGATGACCTGTTGTTTTTTGATGTATGTATGAGCAGACTCTGATTGCGAAAAGATTGCATTTTGAATTTAGTACACCGAGAAAGACTCTTCCTTTTCGGAATGTTTTTGATGTGGATACTGATGAGGTAGAACCACCAAATGCTCCAAAGCTGTCGAAGATTACCAGGTCTCGATTGAGCAGGAAAAGGCTGGCTGAGATCTCTGTAGCCTTGTTTGCCTCGGATGGCGAAGAAAATTGGCCATAGAGAGAGTTATTTATACAATTGGAAACTGAGGTGTAGAACTAAAAACAGATCATGTATAGCTATTATTGTAGTAGAaacctatgttgctcggactgtCCGAAATGTCGGGGGATGCATGTCGGATCCTtcaaaagtagtgcatttttggcGGATCTGACACGGGTGCAACAACATTTTGGAGAGTTTGCGCAATATAAGTAGAAACTCAAGAAGGAAATCTTTTTCAAAAGGAAGTGCTTGATCTGATATCTCACCGGGAAGAAAGGTTCGGGGAGATGCACTTGAAGATCACTTGCCCAGTTCTGGAAGGACATGAGTGGAGAATTGTCACCAGATTTGAGCCGCCGTCAATACACTGTTTCATCGTTAGACGGAGCTCTCTCTTTATCATCCTCGTGCTAGATGCCACATTCTTTTTCCTACTTGCGAACCACAGGAACGCCTAGCGCGCAGAGGAAGTCCAACTCAAGGGGAGCTTAGATTGCACATACACTATAATGGTTGAACAGAGATCAACGAATGGACCAAGCACGACAGCGATGCGAACCAGGTTTACATGTCACAACAAATTTTTACAAGCCATTGTTTTTCAACTCTATCATTGAAGATGGGCTTGATTGTTTGTATTGATAGTTAGTTTTAGGGATTCTATTTGAAGGGGCTGCTCTGGCACTTCTGATTTCATAAGAATTTCAGTTGTACATATGGAATTCCACGCATTCTTGTGGTACTAATACTACAGATTTATGTTTAATGAAATAAAAATGTGTTCTGTTTTCCACTTCTATTACCCCAAAATGTTTGAGTTCTTCATTGGTTTATTACTATTTAGATCATTTTATCATCTCGAGCCGTAGAAGCAGTCACTAATGTTGTCATTAGAGTAGGTTGTTTATATCACACCCTTTGGGGTGAGAGTCGTGGAAACGCTTGTTTCTTTCATATTTTGGACCTAAGCTTCATGGAATAATATGCTACTGCTGAAACACGGAAGAATTGAAATCTTATATCAAAACACTATGTATGGATGGTATGAACTGCCTAAACAAGAATTCTTGAACAACAAACAGCCAATTCAGATATTCACGACCAAGAAGTAAGAAGTACTGGATTCTCTTTCGGGGCCCTGAAAGGAGAAGGAAAACTGGAATGCCAACAAGCGTCTCTCTAGACCTTGCGTGAATGCGAGATGCCTTGTGCACCGGACCggattatttttttttctcctaTAGTTTGATGCATAAGAGTCTAAAATTATGGGTATTTAGAACTTAATTTCCTTTCCAAATGCATCAGAAGCATGTGTTAATGTTTCCAGTTGCTTAGTGACAGAGAAGCAAAGACAAAATAGGGAATCCTAAGCTGAAATAAGACATGTTACAAGACAAATTCTGTCTTTGTCCATGTTTTTGGCACTAACATTTGGTTCATTTATTAATTAACCCCTATTCTGGTCACTTGTAATAAACAACTTAAAATTGTTTGCTAAGATTTCTGGGTAGCTATATTGCAGGTGACTTAATGGGAACTCCTCAAAAGTTTAGTACATGTATTTTGCATGTAAGTTTGAAATTCATAGATATCCTTACCGAGAAATACTTGATGTCCATATTATTTGTCTTATAAGATTTTTGTATATTCTTTTAGAAAGACATTTTAATAACCTTAAGTATAAGAATATTGTCTACTACTTGTTTCGATCACTTCAATAATCATattttcttgttgttgttactgtttccttttttttttcttgagccgaggtcTATCAGAgacaacctctctacctttaccaagtaggggtaaggtctgcgtatatattATCCTCCCCAGATCATAGTTGTGGGATTAAATATTGGATTTGTTGTTATATAAAAATATTGTCTACACTTCCTTTATCTCATAAATGTTTTGCTTAATTATCACCACTAACTGGAGCAGTaggataaattaaaaaaaaaacagagtaataagtaaattttgttttgctttctaaaaaatgacaaatattttaaaatgaatttaatttGTCAAAATGACAAATAATATGTACCCGAGAGAAAATATATAGTCTTCTGATTGCACTGAGAATGAGGTGAAAAAGTTGTATTTATTGTATTTCAAAACAAAGGAGGGAGTATTTTAATATTGGTATTGTGGGCACAGCTTGTAAATCATATAACTATTGGTAGAATTTGCGGCATTGTTAAAGCCTTGATTAGCTTTAATCATGATTTAGAAATTTATAGCCAGCTTGTAAACCTCTCACTTCTTGTTGTTCATAAACACTTTCTGCTGGCAAGTCTGATTTTGCTGGAAAGGGGATACACTGGCAAGAAAAAACGAACTTCAacccatattttttttaaatttcaatcaAATCTGTGTTCAAGCGCAaaacagaacaacaacaacaataacataactAGTAAACTTTTATGAGTAGGGTATGGGGTGTACGCAAATCTTACCCTACCTTATAAAAATAGATAAACTATTTTCGATAAGTTCTCGACTCAAGAAAACTTGATCCCAGCAGTCATGGAAAAAAAATGGTTGTAAAGAAAttatgaagaaaaagaaaaccatTGCCTTATTGAGTCCAAGGTGAATCCAATCAAGATTTTATAATAGAGCCGAACATAAGAAGAGTGAAGTTCAATTTGttactctctccgtttcaatttatgtgaaccaattttctttttagtccgtgcaaaaaagaatgacatcttttcttatttgaaaacaatttacctttatgtaatgatttatagctacacaaaatatatgtgcttcattttatactacaagttcaaaagttttttctcttttcttacaCTTTGTGCCCAGACAAATAGGTTCACATACATTGAAACGGATTGAGTAAACTTCGCTTCATGTAGTTCAGTTTAGTTTTAGCTTAGGTTTATTCGGTAAaataaaattgaataaaaaataaaataaatagaaataagaaTTAATTCGAAATACTAAATAAGAAATAAGAATAAGGAGTCTTTATATCGCGTTACCGAGGACCTCGTTTCAAAAAAATACGCCGCCTAGGGGCTTTACCAGGACTAACTAATAAAAAGCCTAGGAACGGAAGTGATCTTAGAAACCAATCGCATTCCGGGAAAAAATCTCAATATCGTATTCGtctagaagaaaaacaaaaattgcgTTTTCATTATGGTCTTACAGAATGACAATTACTTAAATACGTTCATATCGCCAGAGAAGCCAAGGAGTATAATATAACTGTCACGTCCCAAACTACCCCTAAGACCTGACTGGCACCCAGCTAACACCACTCGCCAGGCGAACAAATTCATGTACTTAACCTTTTATATAAGCACTGAGAGAAACACGTACAAGTCCAAATGCATTAAATATCACTAAATACGAAGTAATTATCCAACTAAAGCCATAATCTATTTATAAATTCTAACGAGCACTCAAACAATGAATCTCTAACCCAAATTTCATACTAAGACCACAGAGCATCTAACAGAGTAATAGAAGTTTGACTGACGGGCATGCAAACCcgaaagaaataataaacataagaTAGGTAGAGCTGAAATAGCGGCCTCCACGAACAATGCGGCGGCTCACCTCAGCAATAGAATCCACTCAACGAACTCGTTAGCCACTAGCCTCGTCCTCAGCAATAGTATCTGCATAAACATGCaggtaaggagtgagttatacgtaaatataacccagtaagatCCTTGACCCACCACTCTGAATACCTCTGGAACAAatgttagaaaatacaaacacacaaAGAGCACAGAAATAATATGCACAAAAATTCTTTCACCATATAATTACTCTATAAGGCCTAGACAATTATTCAACAACAATACTATATATATCTCAACACAATCTACACTAAGGACTTATCATTAATGGCAGTGTAGGAAATTAACCAAACACCACGACGAGTCCACGACGGCATAacaatgccccaaatctatcacggcggcatacacaatgccccaaatatattacggcggcatacacaatgccccaaaccTATCACGgtggcatacacaatgccccaaatatataACGACAGCGAAGAAATAATTTCTAACGCCCCAACGCCATAGCACGAGGCTACGCCACACCGCATCACAAATCACTTATTAAATGCTTTAGCTTtgtacaaaataatatatatttgcgGCTAGTCAATGACCACTGATTCTGCCAAGCGCACACTTGTCCCAACACATGGACCAGGTAGACAAAATATATTTTCCAAACGGATTTTAGAAAAGCAAACatcaaagcttaaagtctcacttacctcgTTATCGAGAAGTTTTGCAACTTTGCCACGTCTAGTCCACCAATCAAAcggcctccaatggcctcaatctatccaaaatattgaataaCACACCCTAATTAGTCTAGGTGAACAGTTTCCATAATCTTAGGACGTGTCAAAATTAAGGTCATCCCTCAATTCAATTAATAAAAATCTATACACGACTAATATCAAACGTGGCATTTTCAACAGTAGAAAAAATGCGGAAACAATGGTCTCATATATAAGCCAGCAGTTCCCAAGTAATGGTTTCTCATACTAACAAAATTGACTACTTTATTCTtatgctattacaaattactattcaataattacaacatcATTAGTTAAATCACTATGTTACCAGTGCAGTGATCTAAACCCCATATTTTATACTTTAACTCCATTAATCTAAATTCAAGATTGTCTCCCCTAATTATTGGCTTACTCATGAATGCTATCACTTTTTACTTCCCAATCATCACTATTTTTATTACCATAACATAATCAATGCTAATAAATAGCAAGTGAACTACAGTAACATCGATATGATACCTGTTTGTGAATCGTGTTTATTTTTCCAGTGCTATCGCCGCCGCCCGTCGTTCCCTTCTCGTGGAAAAATTCcttcgttatatatatatatatatatatatataagtaaacctcaattatttctttttctacCAAACTAAGGATACCGATTATAATATCTAATCAATGAGTAAGTGGTGAGCTTGACCCACTTATTAACCTTTTAAATACTAACTAAATTCACTTCCTTCCACTTTTAAATTTATAATATGTAATTGGCTCATTAACCACCTATTTAATACAGTATCTTATATGTTATATTAAATCATCTTCCAGTATTTTAGTACTTTTCCAatagccataaataaattaattcacTAATCTCGCaattaataaatattaaaaaaattgggTTATTACAATAACCGAGTTTTAAGTGAGAATCGATGCTTTATGTCCGtggatattttaaaaattaaataagctAGTTGAATAAGAAGAAAAATGTAAGAATAAATATTTAGATTGAAATTAAATAGAGACGGAGCTATAGTTTTCTTTTGGTACAAGTATTTAGGGGATTACAGAAATATTAAAGATAATAGTAAAAGTTCCTTCACCGTCAAAATTGAAGGGTGAGAATTAATTATTACAATTAATAGAGTCAACCTAAAAATAATTTGCGAAGACAGGATTTATATATGTGACCTCAAAGTGCCTTGTAAGctactccctccggttcacaataaaTGATCAGTTTACTattttattttggttcaaaataagtgtccagttaagtaatcaagaaaaaattcaatttgtttttactcTTTTACCCTTATGTGCATATCCTTAAAAAGTGTTCTCACTCCTCACTATAACTATGTGACCAATATTTaataagggtagtttagtcatactaggtatttttgtataagATTTAGCATTTTCTTAATGAGCGTGCTAAAAGGAAACTGGTCACTTATTCTGAACCGGAGGGAGTACTGATTAAAACAATTGTGGTGGTAAAGTTAGATATTTCTATAACAACATCCATATATAGCAGTCATTCACCATGAAAGTCAGGTTTTCCTTAGAACTAATTTTTAAAGTTATTTATCACAGTTTTTTACCTATAACAGCAGCATCCATATTTATAACAGAATCATTAAGATTACTAAtaatagttttaaaaatataCCCACAATCTTTTCCAATAAACAAAGTCTCTATCTTGCATAAGacata
This window encodes:
- the LOC107769715 gene encoding F-box protein SKIP27-like, with protein sequence MALLNNCENMGLGIVRSTSFGRKRVTLSNAVDVDFISTMPTKRFCGQNSFSTNEKSGLESLPKDILIRIVCGVDHDDLKSLFHVSTAIREVTLIAKRLHFEFSTPRKTLPFRNVFDVDTDEVEPPNAPKLSKITRSRLSRKRLAEISVALFASDGEENWP